The following coding sequences are from one Streptomyces sp. NBC_01232 window:
- a CDS encoding acyl-CoA dehydrogenase, translating into MTDRAPQTVDRQLPTEESRDLLALVREIAQREIRPKAAEEEDSGRFPREVFTLLSEAGLLGLPYPGEFGGGEQPYEVYLQVLEELAAARLTVGLGVSVHSLACHGLAGYGTKEQQSAHLPEMLGGGLLGAYCLSEPAAGSDAASLTTKAVRDGDDWIITGTKAWITHGGVADFYTVLARTGAAGPKGITAFLVPGDVEGLTSAVPEKKMGMKGSPTAQLHFDGVRVPDARRIGEEGQGFTIALAALDAGRLGIAACAIGVAQAALDEALAYALDRKQFGHPIADFQGLRFMLADMATKIEAGRALYLAAARLRDAGKPFSRQAAMAKLFCTDAAMSVTTDAVQVLGGYGYTADFPVERLMREAKVLQIVEGTNQIQRMVIARHLAGPETR; encoded by the coding sequence ATGACAGACCGCGCCCCGCAGACGGTGGACCGACAGCTGCCCACCGAGGAGTCCCGGGACCTCCTCGCCCTCGTACGCGAGATCGCGCAGCGGGAGATCCGCCCCAAGGCAGCCGAGGAGGAGGACTCCGGCCGCTTCCCGCGGGAGGTCTTCACCCTGCTCTCGGAGGCCGGACTGCTCGGTCTCCCGTACCCCGGGGAATTCGGCGGCGGTGAGCAGCCCTACGAGGTCTACCTCCAGGTCCTGGAGGAGCTCGCCGCGGCCCGCCTGACCGTCGGGCTCGGAGTCAGCGTGCACTCCCTCGCCTGCCACGGCCTCGCCGGCTACGGCACCAAGGAGCAGCAGAGCGCCCACCTGCCCGAGATGCTCGGCGGCGGCCTCCTGGGCGCCTACTGCCTCTCCGAGCCGGCCGCCGGCTCCGACGCGGCCTCGCTCACCACCAAGGCGGTGCGCGACGGCGACGACTGGATCATCACCGGCACCAAGGCCTGGATCACCCACGGCGGAGTCGCCGACTTCTACACCGTCCTCGCGCGGACCGGCGCCGCGGGCCCCAAGGGCATCACGGCCTTCCTGGTCCCCGGGGACGTGGAGGGCCTGACCTCGGCCGTGCCCGAGAAGAAGATGGGCATGAAGGGCTCGCCCACCGCCCAGCTGCACTTCGACGGCGTACGCGTCCCCGACGCCCGCCGCATCGGCGAGGAGGGGCAGGGCTTCACCATCGCCCTGGCCGCCCTGGACGCCGGCCGGCTGGGCATCGCGGCCTGCGCCATCGGCGTGGCCCAGGCCGCGCTGGACGAGGCACTGGCGTACGCCCTGGACCGCAAGCAGTTCGGACACCCGATCGCGGACTTCCAGGGGCTGCGCTTCATGCTGGCCGACATGGCCACCAAGATCGAGGCGGGCCGGGCGCTGTACCTCGCGGCGGCGCGGCTGCGCGACGCGGGCAAGCCGTTCTCCCGCCAGGCGGCCATGGCGAAGCTGTTCTGCACGGACGCGGCGATGTCGGTCACCACGGACGCGGTGCAGGTCCTGGGCGGCTACGGCTACACGGCGGACTTCCCCGTCGAGCGGCTGATGCGCGAGGCGAAGGTGCTCCAGATCGTCGAGGGCACCAACCAGATCCAGCGCATGGTCATCGCCCGCCACCTGGCGGGCCCGGAGACGCGCTGA